A window of the Paenibacillus woosongensis genome harbors these coding sequences:
- a CDS encoding molecular chaperone HscC yields the protein MTMIGIDLGTTHSLVAYWTEEGPKLIPNVHGEHLTPSVVGVDDNGEILIGQIAKERLMTHPDLTASTFKRYMGTEKLYRLGKYTFTPEELSSFVIKSLKADAEAYFGEEVTEAVISVPAYFNDTQRKATKRAAEFAGLKVERLISEPTAAAIAYGLHQEESETKFLVFDLGGGTFDVSILEFFEGVMEVKSIAGDNYLGGEDFTELLVSYFVQKHGLDYTSLDLKARSGLFKQAELCKRALSQDPTGTMTFTIEDATYETTIDRNEYEKIAAQLMLRLRHPIERALRDAALSPRDMDAVILIGGATRMPVIKSIVTKMFGRLPFAGVNPDETVALGAAIQVALKERNESLKEVVLTDVCPYTLGIETSKRMGAGNQFEHGHFSPIIERNTPIPVSKVESYYTLYDQQKIIAVDIYQGESRLVSNNIKLGELEVDIPPDKAGEQSIDVRFTYDINGILEVEVTTTSTGMKKSIIIEKNPGLLTPEDIARRLDELKDIKIHPRERSENRLLLARGERLYEEALGEKREEIAFLLLEFERVLTSQNEQEVKKAAAKLRKQLDHLEKWSDYF from the coding sequence ATGACAATGATTGGGATCGATCTAGGGACCACCCATAGTCTGGTGGCTTATTGGACGGAGGAAGGTCCAAAACTAATACCGAACGTTCACGGAGAGCATCTGACTCCCTCTGTCGTCGGCGTAGACGACAACGGCGAGATCCTGATCGGACAAATCGCCAAGGAACGGCTTATGACCCACCCCGATCTGACCGCCTCGACTTTTAAACGCTATATGGGCACGGAGAAGCTGTACCGGCTGGGCAAATATACCTTTACTCCGGAAGAGCTCTCTTCGTTTGTCATCAAATCGCTCAAGGCCGATGCTGAAGCCTACTTTGGAGAAGAGGTGACCGAGGCCGTCATCAGCGTGCCGGCTTACTTCAACGATACCCAGCGGAAAGCGACGAAGCGCGCCGCTGAATTCGCTGGCTTGAAGGTGGAGCGGCTGATTAGCGAGCCAACGGCGGCGGCGATTGCTTACGGCTTGCATCAGGAAGAATCCGAGACCAAATTTCTGGTCTTCGACCTGGGGGGCGGCACCTTTGACGTGTCGATCCTTGAATTTTTTGAAGGCGTCATGGAGGTCAAATCGATTGCAGGAGACAACTATTTGGGCGGGGAAGATTTCACAGAGCTGCTCGTCTCTTATTTCGTGCAGAAGCATGGCCTCGACTATACCTCCCTGGATCTCAAGGCCCGTTCTGGGCTGTTCAAGCAGGCGGAGCTGTGCAAGCGGGCGCTTAGCCAAGATCCGACCGGAACCATGACTTTTACCATTGAGGACGCGACCTACGAAACTACAATCGATCGCAATGAATACGAGAAAATCGCCGCCCAGCTCATGCTGCGCCTGCGCCACCCTATCGAACGCGCGCTGCGGGACGCGGCGCTGTCTCCACGGGATATGGATGCGGTCATTCTGATCGGGGGCGCGACCCGGATGCCTGTCATCAAGTCGATCGTAACGAAAATGTTCGGGCGTCTCCCTTTTGCCGGCGTAAATCCCGACGAAACCGTAGCTCTTGGAGCGGCTATTCAAGTCGCGCTCAAGGAGCGGAACGAAAGCCTGAAGGAAGTCGTCCTGACGGACGTATGCCCTTATACGCTGGGAATCGAAACCTCAAAGCGAATGGGCGCGGGCAATCAATTCGAGCATGGTCATTTCTCGCCGATTATCGAGCGCAATACGCCGATCCCGGTTAGTAAAGTGGAATCCTACTATACCCTTTATGATCAGCAAAAAATCATTGCCGTAGATATCTATCAAGGAGAAAGCCGTCTAGTCTCCAACAACATCAAGCTGGGAGAGCTGGAAGTCGATATCCCGCCAGACAAGGCCGGAGAGCAATCGATCGATGTGCGGTTTACATACGACATTAACGGAATTTTGGAGGTCGAGGTAACAACGACGAGCACCGGGATGAAGAAGTCAATTATCATTGAGAAAAACCCGGGGCTCTTAACGCCAGAAGACATCGCCCGGCGATTGGATGAATTGAAGGATATTAAAATCCACCCGCGCGAGCGCAGCGAAAACCGGCTGCTGCTGGCCAGGGGCGAACGCCTGTATGAAGAAGCGCTTGGCGAGAAAAGAGAAGAAATCGCTTTTCTTCTTCTGGAGTTCGAGAGGGTGCTTACTTCCCAGAATGAACAAGAGGTGAAGAAGGCTGCTGCGAAGCTCCGAAAACAGCTTGATCATCTGGAGAAGTGGAGTGACTACTTTTGA
- a CDS encoding DUF1266 domain-containing protein: protein MNIDKPEERKAWMPYVNAVLSLCAIGQEVGYFVMNPKMQYRMWGRMRGFLKQQDIHDKEKLVATIEWFLETGRRSEYYRDYCQLSTLSAAERSRYIEALTDEHRKRQFTVVNRYLWSLSTGGIGAYDYSWTMLNCFAGKEVGYLSENEMWTYIGQVISLIKADFSDWETYVTSYAVGQQYLLQNNPFSFVSRNRKIIMQLMNSNQNPMLHLKP from the coding sequence ATGAACATAGATAAGCCGGAGGAACGCAAAGCCTGGATGCCTTACGTGAACGCCGTACTCTCCCTTTGCGCCATCGGCCAGGAGGTCGGCTACTTCGTTATGAACCCGAAGATGCAATATCGCATGTGGGGGCGCATGCGCGGCTTCCTGAAGCAGCAGGATATTCATGATAAAGAAAAGCTCGTCGCCACAATCGAGTGGTTCCTAGAGACGGGCCGCCGCAGCGAATATTATCGTGATTATTGCCAGCTCTCCACACTGTCCGCCGCCGAACGCAGCCGATATATCGAGGCTCTGACAGACGAACATAGGAAGCGCCAGTTCACAGTCGTCAACCGTTATTTATGGAGCCTCTCCACTGGAGGGATCGGAGCGTACGATTACTCATGGACGATGTTGAATTGCTTTGCCGGGAAAGAGGTAGGCTATTTATCGGAAAATGAAATGTGGACATATATCGGCCAAGTTATTTCTTTGATTAAAGCGGATTTCTCGGACTGGGAAACTTATGTTACCAGCTATGCCGTTGGCCAGCAGTATTTGCTGCAGAACAATCCCTTCAGCTTCGTCAGCAGAAACCGTAAAATTATCATGCAATTGATGAACAGCAACCAAAATCCAATGCTTCACCTTAAGCCGTAA
- a CDS encoding carbohydrate kinase family protein — MATVYTIGEALIDFIPDRKGVELKQVESFAKAAGGAPANVACAVAKLGGHAAFIGKLGADAFGDFLVEKLAASGVDVSRVLRTSEANTALAFVSLKEDGDRDFSFYRNPSADMLLHENEIGSGWFTAGDLLHFCSVDLIEAPVKYAHRKAIELARQAGAVISFDPNVRLPLWPDPESCRRAIHEFLPLSHIVKISDEELSFITGHEDENEAITSLFVGDVQHVIYTRGAAGATWFSRNGLEVSEPGNRVEVADTTGAGDSFIGGVLYQLQSAPHPLKALGQLSREHIGEVLRFANAAAALTASRPGAIDALPSLREVDTFRSSTKR, encoded by the coding sequence TTGGCGACAGTGTATACGATTGGAGAAGCTTTAATCGACTTCATTCCTGACAGAAAGGGAGTAGAGCTGAAGCAAGTGGAGAGCTTCGCGAAGGCGGCGGGCGGAGCGCCGGCTAATGTGGCGTGCGCGGTAGCTAAGCTTGGCGGCCATGCGGCGTTTATCGGCAAGCTGGGAGCTGACGCCTTCGGCGACTTTCTCGTCGAGAAGCTGGCCGCTAGCGGTGTGGATGTATCGCGCGTGCTGCGTACAAGCGAAGCAAATACTGCGCTGGCCTTCGTCAGCCTTAAGGAGGACGGAGATCGGGACTTCTCCTTCTATCGCAATCCAAGCGCCGATATGCTGCTGCATGAGAACGAGATTGGCAGCGGCTGGTTCACGGCTGGAGACCTCCTTCACTTTTGTTCCGTCGATTTAATCGAGGCTCCGGTGAAATATGCCCATCGAAAAGCGATTGAGCTGGCCAGGCAAGCGGGTGCAGTCATCAGCTTCGACCCCAATGTCAGGCTGCCCCTGTGGCCTGATCCGGAATCATGCCGCCGGGCCATTCATGAGTTTCTTCCGTTAAGCCATATCGTGAAGATCAGCGACGAGGAGCTGTCCTTCATCACCGGGCATGAGGATGAGAACGAGGCGATCACCTCGCTGTTCGTCGGGGATGTGCAGCATGTCATCTACACGCGTGGTGCAGCTGGCGCAACGTGGTTCTCGCGCAATGGCCTAGAGGTGTCCGAGCCCGGCAATCGTGTGGAAGTCGCGGATACGACCGGAGCCGGCGATTCCTTCATCGGGGGTGTGCTGTATCAATTGCAGTCGGCACCGCACCCACTGAAGGCGTTGGGGCAGCTAAGCCGTGAACACATCGGGGAAGTGCTGAGGTTCGCCAACGCTGCCGCTGCCCTTACGGCAAGCCGTCCCGGAGCGATCGATGCGCTGCCATCGCTGCGGGAAGTCGATACGTTTCGATCAAGCACGAAGAGATAA
- a CDS encoding glycoside hydrolase family 32 protein, producing the protein MYTLNDANEFIRESKHLLKNDYRLNYHLMAEFGWMNDPNGFIHYNGEYHLFYQHYPYKPVWGPMHWGHAVSRDLVNWRYLPVALAPDEEYDRDGCFSGSAIAKEGKLALLYTGHVLTGPNQDQDYEQVQALAISEDGVNFRKYEGNPIIGRDQIPEGVSRKDFRDPKVMEYNNQYYVVLGSNDAQGNGLVLLYRSKDLLNWTFVNILAKSDGTFGDNWECPDLFLLGDKAILMMSPQRMPAQGEQYNNLHSNMYMVGEFDSEAGAFAFERYAQVDHGFDFYAPQSTVDDRGRRIVIGWMDMWEQDMPTQQGHHWAGAMSLPRVAELDGDRILFSPVEEIESRRSNAYEQANIELSGERELAISGDSYELQVEFEAGNAGEFGLKLRTDEAGQEETVIAYQQEVGMLLLDRERAGIGPGGQRKAAVPLQEGKLSLRIFVDKSSVEVFAGDGEVVMTARIYPSADSRGIKLFSTGDSKVTMLRKWDIHPV; encoded by the coding sequence ATGTATACGCTGAATGATGCTAACGAGTTCATTAGGGAATCAAAGCATCTGCTGAAGAACGATTACCGGTTGAACTACCACCTGATGGCCGAGTTCGGCTGGATGAATGATCCGAATGGATTTATTCATTATAATGGGGAATACCACCTGTTCTATCAACACTATCCCTATAAACCAGTATGGGGACCGATGCATTGGGGCCATGCCGTCAGCCGGGATCTTGTAAACTGGAGGTATCTCCCTGTGGCGTTAGCACCGGATGAAGAATACGACCGTGACGGTTGTTTCTCCGGCAGCGCGATTGCCAAAGAGGGCAAGCTTGCTCTTCTGTATACGGGACATGTGCTGACCGGTCCGAACCAGGATCAGGACTATGAGCAGGTTCAGGCACTGGCGATCTCGGAGGATGGGGTGAATTTCCGCAAATACGAAGGCAACCCGATCATCGGCCGTGATCAAATCCCGGAAGGAGTGAGCCGCAAGGACTTCCGCGATCCTAAGGTAATGGAGTACAATAACCAGTACTATGTGGTTTTAGGCTCGAATGATGCACAGGGCAACGGTCTTGTACTGCTGTACCGCTCCAAGGACTTGCTGAACTGGACGTTTGTTAACATATTGGCCAAAAGCGATGGTACCTTCGGCGACAACTGGGAATGTCCGGACTTGTTCCTGCTGGGGGATAAGGCTATTCTGATGATGTCGCCGCAGCGCATGCCGGCGCAGGGCGAGCAATACAACAATCTTCATTCCAACATGTATATGGTGGGCGAATTCGACTCCGAAGCCGGGGCCTTTGCGTTCGAGCGTTACGCTCAGGTCGATCATGGCTTCGACTTCTATGCACCTCAGTCCACGGTTGATGACCGGGGAAGACGCATCGTGATCGGCTGGATGGATATGTGGGAGCAGGACATGCCAACCCAGCAAGGCCATCATTGGGCAGGCGCGATGAGCTTGCCGCGCGTTGCGGAGCTGGATGGCGACCGCATTTTGTTCAGCCCCGTGGAAGAGATTGAGTCGAGGCGCAGCAACGCTTATGAGCAGGCGAATATTGAACTGAGCGGGGAGAGGGAATTAGCGATCTCCGGCGACAGCTACGAGCTGCAAGTCGAGTTCGAAGCCGGGAACGCTGGGGAATTTGGCCTGAAGCTTCGAACAGATGAAGCGGGTCAAGAAGAGACGGTTATAGCTTATCAACAGGAAGTTGGAATGCTGCTGCTCGATCGGGAGCGGGCAGGCATCGGACCGGGCGGCCAGCGTAAAGCAGCTGTGCCTCTTCAAGAGGGTAAGCTGTCGCTGCGAATTTTCGTGGATAAATCCTCGGTGGAGGTATTCGCTGGGGATGGAGAAGTGGTGATGACGGCACGGATTTATCCAAGTGCTGATTCCCGGGGCATTAAGCTGTTCTCGACTGGCGACAGCAAAGTAACGATGCTGCGAAAATGGGATATTCATCCGGTTTAG
- a CDS encoding J domain-containing protein produces MSIWEILGVEQTYDTSVIRRAYAKQLKIHHPEDDPQGYQRLREAYDRAMKLAKQHQQEQILYEENEDEDEERAEEEVEQGAGFSSLERPIFSEIPHNAEDEDTPDDLESEDAPDDLEEEIPPESMEEPDAEPLRIPRLPKWDTLSRNEQPQEHNEDNDRDDGDDEDPDEDFDEDFDEDDDYDFDGYDDYDFDDEYEEPDHPVDEFMAQVHALYSDFAARMDTRRWLELLGSDTLWNIDYQRAVAERMLDYCEQNYFLPRDVWRILEEHFRWRERSMEDEDFAEEYPKIDTYVIMGIPGLHMDYSAILQAQDMTDERREEFLRYREAVAISLIEDDRRTAHVNLIKALDIFKDDKDLLRLQTEFYRRTGNGEEALASCNDYIRLSSGDSEAFLMRAHMLLGMNRFSEALEDVQQVLAQIPEHAEALALAGQCQMKLGNMDQAKADFNQALAIDGEDIEAVLGLAAVHRHTESALPYLKGPARKQARREINMELGRLPLLSRLKRAVVLLFSRRWPVLTMIVILHLIINQSIVKHTGQSAWAYVQTLFAPPEIITVHDAAAMDRLPPGTHAVRIKLTNALYTGILEIEDKDAKGSSTYRYLHADKARELGLMDRINGYVCIGYSGNASVMIISNYKQAMEVFNDKTVEISGEMRLSPPQELQQEMDQLIQLRRMSDNYLSHHPLSDYYIVADDTIRTTVPPDKLPSTVMYLTALLILFYIPFVQEARRQWRYMRYN; encoded by the coding sequence TTGAGCATTTGGGAAATTCTCGGCGTTGAGCAAACCTATGACACTTCCGTCATTCGGCGAGCCTATGCCAAGCAGCTGAAAATTCATCATCCCGAAGATGATCCTCAAGGATACCAGAGGCTGAGGGAGGCCTATGATCGGGCCATGAAGCTGGCGAAGCAGCATCAGCAGGAACAGATCCTCTACGAAGAAAATGAAGATGAGGATGAGGAAAGAGCTGAGGAAGAAGTGGAGCAGGGTGCGGGTTTCTCCTCTTTGGAAAGACCGATTTTCAGCGAGATTCCCCATAACGCAGAGGACGAAGACACACCGGATGACTTAGAGTCCGAAGACGCTCCCGATGACTTGGAGGAAGAGATTCCTCCAGAAAGCATGGAAGAGCCCGATGCGGAGCCCCTCCGCATCCCACGCCTTCCGAAGTGGGATACCCTGAGCCGCAACGAGCAGCCTCAAGAGCATAACGAAGATAACGATCGGGATGACGGCGATGACGAGGATCCTGATGAGGATTTTGATGAGGATTTTGATGAGGACGATGATTATGATTTTGATGGATACGATGATTATGATTTTGATGACGAGTATGAAGAACCTGACCATCCGGTAGATGAATTCATGGCGCAGGTTCATGCATTATATTCGGATTTCGCTGCCCGAATGGACACCCGTCGCTGGCTGGAGCTCCTTGGTTCGGATACGCTGTGGAACATCGATTACCAGCGGGCGGTGGCCGAGAGAATGCTCGATTATTGCGAGCAAAATTACTTTTTGCCCAGAGACGTCTGGAGAATCCTTGAAGAGCACTTCCGCTGGCGCGAACGGAGCATGGAGGATGAGGATTTTGCCGAGGAATATCCCAAAATAGATACTTATGTCATCATGGGTATACCCGGATTACATATGGATTACTCGGCCATTCTGCAAGCGCAGGACATGACAGACGAGCGCCGCGAGGAGTTTCTTCGTTATCGCGAGGCCGTCGCCATCTCGCTTATCGAGGATGATAGGCGCACCGCCCATGTGAATCTCATTAAGGCGCTGGATATTTTTAAGGACGATAAGGATCTGCTCCGGCTGCAAACCGAGTTCTATCGCCGAACCGGAAATGGCGAGGAAGCTCTGGCTTCCTGCAACGATTATATCCGTCTATCCTCTGGGGATAGTGAAGCATTCCTGATGAGAGCTCATATGCTGCTGGGCATGAATAGATTCTCCGAGGCGTTAGAAGATGTGCAGCAGGTTCTGGCCCAAATTCCGGAGCATGCCGAGGCTCTCGCCTTGGCAGGACAATGTCAGATGAAGCTGGGGAACATGGATCAGGCCAAAGCGGACTTCAACCAGGCGCTGGCCATAGACGGGGAAGATATTGAGGCTGTTCTTGGACTGGCCGCAGTTCACCGCCATACCGAGAGTGCCCTTCCTTATTTGAAAGGTCCTGCCCGCAAGCAGGCGCGGCGGGAAATCAACATGGAGCTGGGTCGGCTGCCATTGCTTAGCCGGTTAAAAAGAGCCGTGGTTCTGCTTTTTTCCCGAAGATGGCCTGTCTTGACGATGATCGTTATTCTCCATCTCATCATTAACCAGTCCATCGTCAAGCATACCGGGCAATCGGCCTGGGCTTATGTGCAAACCTTGTTTGCCCCTCCGGAGATCATCACCGTTCATGATGCCGCTGCCATGGATCGTCTCCCACCGGGGACGCATGCCGTGCGAATAAAGCTAACAAATGCCTTATATACGGGGATTCTGGAAATCGAGGACAAGGATGCCAAAGGCTCCTCCACATATCGGTACCTGCACGCAGATAAAGCGAGGGAGCTCGGGCTAATGGACCGGATAAACGGGTATGTCTGCATCGGATATTCGGGTAATGCTTCCGTGATGATCATCAGCAATTACAAGCAGGCTATGGAAGTGTTCAATGACAAGACTGTGGAAATCTCGGGGGAAATGAGGTTATCTCCTCCGCAGGAGCTCCAGCAGGAGATGGACCAGTTAATACAGTTAAGAAGAATGTCGGACAATTATTTAAGCCATCACCCTCTGTCCGATTATTATATCGTCGCAGACGATACAATCAGGACAACCGTCCCGCCAGACAAGCTGCCGTCCACAGTCATGTACCTGACAGCCCTCCTGATCCTGTTTTACATTCCGTTCGTCCAGGAGGCACGCAGACAATGGAGATACATGCGCTACAACTGA
- a CDS encoding Hsp20/alpha crystallin family protein produces the protein MSRFRPEATPNISTSTATPIRKNIGSRFGPLNVDVYETEREVVATCDIPGLEKKEDVHIDIDNNVLTISGTVNKVHEVKEGQIHRQERFAGRFQRSIGLPAGVSTEGVTATYKNGVLELRMPKSSGDARRKIDVHFH, from the coding sequence ATGAGCCGATTCCGTCCGGAAGCCACGCCAAATATAAGTACAAGTACGGCTACCCCGATCAGGAAAAACATCGGCAGCCGGTTCGGTCCTCTGAATGTTGACGTCTACGAGACTGAGCGCGAGGTCGTCGCCACCTGCGACATCCCCGGCCTGGAGAAGAAGGAAGATGTGCATATCGACATCGACAACAACGTCCTGACGATTAGCGGGACGGTGAACAAGGTCCACGAGGTGAAGGAGGGGCAGATCCACCGTCAGGAGCGGTTCGCAGGCCGTTTTCAGCGCTCGATCGGCTTGCCGGCTGGCGTATCTACCGAAGGCGTTACTGCCACCTATAAGAACGGCGTCCTTGAACTTCGCATGCCGAAGTCATCCGGCGACGCAAGAAGGAAAATCGACGTGCATTTCCATTAA